A stretch of DNA from Granulicella pectinivorans:
ATCAACCACGCCCCCCACCCCAAGGATCCAGGCCTGACCATCGGCACCTACACCACCGCCATGCAGAAGCAGATCGTCGAGCAGTACGACGCAAAGTATCCGCCACCGCGCCCCACCGCCAACAGCCTCAAGTCCTCCGAGCGCTACACCGCGCCCAAGGGCTACAGCGACAGCTACGACCACTTCCACACCTTCTTCGACGCCGTCCGCACCCGCAAGCCCGTCACCGAAGACGCCACCTTCGGCCTGCGTGCCGCCGGAGCCGCCCTACTCTCCAACGAGAGCATCAGCCGTGGCGGTGCCGTCAAGTGGGACCCCGAGACCATGGTCCTGGCAAAGGCATAGACCTCAGCCACTTCCATCCACGTCGATCAAACAGAACAAACGTCCCGCTCCCCTCAAAGGCAGGCGGGACGTTTGCTCTGTTTGATCGCATGCGTCAATACCAAATTGGGACTTCGTGCCCTGAAGGAACGGACTTATCCCTCAGATGGAGGTATCGCGAGGTGCATGTTTCGTTTAGACTCCTCCCAATCGAAATTCAGCTCAAAGTCCTCTCGCCGGGTGCTACCCGAAGCGTACTGGCTGGAGTCGTCCATGGTTGTGAGTTCTACGCAGAAGCACCAACTTGCTTCCTGGAAGCGATATCTGGGCATATCCATCGCCCTGTTCGGCTGGCTGTTGCACGCCGCGCTCGCTATTCATCCCCGCCAGGAACCCTATGCCGGCATCGATTTCAGAGCGATCTACGGGAGTGGGCGGTGTATCGTCGCGGGGTGCGATCCTTTTAGCGCATCTGAAACCATGGCAGAGTTTCTCAAGCAGGGGGGAACATTGCAAGAAGCTATCCCCTCGTCCGAGGGGCCTTTTGCACCCAATATCGCCGGCTATCCTCCAACGTTCCTGGTCTACCTCACACCCATCTCAGTCCTGCGGTGGCCTCTGGCTTTGTACGCCTGGCTCGCTTTTTCCATCCTGATCTACGGATGTGCGGTCGTGCTGATCGCAGATCTGTGCGCCGACTATTCTCCACTCTCAGCAAATCTGTGTATCGCTTTTTTTCTCGCGCCAAACGGCCCAATCGCACTCATGGTGGCGAACCCGTCGGTGCCGGCAATTGGACTCTGTTGTGTCGGCTTGTGGTGCATCCTGAAGCGGCGCTACGAGCTGGCCGGCGTTTTGCTCTTTTCCCTGTCCTTAGTGATCAAACCTCACATCGGATACGCTCTGGTGCTCTATCTTTTGCTGATCAAGGCCTACCGTACACGCGCACTCCAGATCATCGGCACGACCATAGGGATGTGCATACCGCCTCTGCTCTGGGTATCGACACAACCGAATATGAAGAACTGGTACCGCGAATATGCCATGAATCTAAATGCGATCTCGATGCCCGGCCGGTTGAGCAATCCAGGACCTACCAACCACGACGCAACGAACATCGCGGATCTGCAGGCTGTGATCAGCGTCTTCAGGGATGACCGCGCCTTCTACAACCATGTCGCCTGGGCGATCTCTCTCGTTCTGCTCGTGGTATGGGTTACTCTCGTGCGGCGCCTCCAGGATGGACGCGCAAAAGATCTCATATGCATCGCGTCCGTCTGTGCGTTCAGCCTGCTCCCGTTCTACCATCGCTCCGGCGACACGCTTTTGCTGCTTCTGACGTTCCCCGCGCTTGCCTTCCTGATATCGCAATCCAAAATCGGGAGGACAAGCATCCTCATGACGCTGTCCATCAGCCTCGCAGTGACCTACACCCACCTGTTAGGGCATCGATATCTCATCCATATTCCAAAATTCTTGTTTGGTTCCATCTGGAACGGACACCTCTATACAGTGCTCATTGAGCGCCAGGTTTCGCTGGCCTGCCTGCTTGCATGCTTGTTCTACCTCGGAATGATGTACAAGTTGCTGCACGGGGACTTTACATCCCCACAGCAACAAAGAGCGACGGACAACGGAGCACCACAACACATCCTCGAACACGACTGGATCTGACTCCTTCCCAACCAGGAAGTATCATGGAGTATGCGTCGTCTCCTCTCCGCTCTGCTCGCCCTCTCTCTTCTCCCCAGCGTGCTGACAGCGCAGACCGCCGTCCAGCTCAAGTCCGCGGCGACCCCCAGCACCGACTCAACCTGGTGGAAGCACGCCGTCATCTACGAGATCTATCCGCGCTCCTTCCAGGACACCAACGGTGACGGCGTCGGCGATCTCAACGGCATCACCCAGCGCCTCGGCTATCTTGAAGGCCTCGGCGTCGACGCCATCTGGATCTCGCCCATGTACCCCTCGCCCCAGGTGGACTTCGGCTACGACATCTCCGACTACGAGAACATCGATCCCCAGTACGGCACCCTGGCCGACTTCGACCATCTCCTCGCCGACGCCGAAAAGCACCATATCAAGATCATCCTCGACATGGTCCTCAATCACACCAGCGACCATCACAAATGGTTCGAAGAAGCTGCCTCCTCCCGCACCAACCCGAAACACGACTGGTACGTTTGGAGCGACGGCAAACCGGGCACCGGCCCCCTCGCCCACGAAGGCCGCGTCCCCCCCAACAACTGGGTCGCCCTCTTCGGTGGTTCCGCATGGGAGTGGTCCCCGAAGGTCCACCAGTTCTACTACCACAAGTTCTACAAGCAACAGCCCGACCTCAACTGGCGCAACCCCGCCGTCGAAAAAGCCATGTTCGGCACCATGCGCTTCTGGCTCGACCGCGGGGTAGCCGGCTTCCGCCTCGACGCAGTGCCCACGCTCTTCGAAGACGCGCAACTCCGCGACGAGCCCATCGCAGCTCCCGGCACCAACGCACAGGGCGATCCCAATCTCAACGACGTCTACACCAACATGCTGCCCGAGGTACACGGCGTCCTGCGCCGCATGCGCGTCATGGCCGACAAGTATCCGGGTCACCGCGTTCTCATCGGCGAAACCTACCTCCCCAACACAGCAGAGCTCCTCAAATGGTACGGTGGCCCAGCCCGCAACGAACTCCATCTCCCCATGGACATGCTCGTCGGCTTCCACTCCGAAGGCGGTGGCCCCAACAGTGAGAACGTGTCTCTCGACCTTCCTCACATCCGCCAGACACTCAACGAGATGGAGACCACGCTAGGCCCATCCCAGCCCCTCCTGGTCTTCGATAACCACGACAACCCACGCTCATGGGACCGCTTTGGCGACGGCGTCCATAACGCCCAGATCGCCAGGATCATCGCAACCATCCTCTTCACCAGCCGCGCCACCGCCATGATGTACTACGGCGAAGAGATCGGCATGGTCACCGCCACACCCACCCGCGTCGAAGACGTAAAGGATCCCATCGGCATCACCGGATGGCCCCGCGAGAAGGGTCGCGACGGCGAGCGCACGCCCATGCAGTGGAGCAACGCAGACCCCGAAGCAGATTTCAGCACCGATCCAAAAACCTGGCTGCCGGTGACTCCCAACTACATCACCGTCAACGTGAAAACCGAAGCTGCCGATGCCGATTCGCTTCTCAACTGGCACACACGGCTCATCCACTTGCGTCGCGATCTACCGGCCCTGCACGACGGTGGCTTCGTGCTGCTCAACCCCGCCAACCCCAACGTTCTTTCCTACGGCCGAACCGCCCCCTCAGGAGCACCCTCAGCAGTGGTAGCTCTCAACTTCTCCGCCCAGCCGCAGACCATCACGCTGGATCTTGCCGCCGCGAAGATCAAAGCCTCCGCGGTAGAAACCATCCTCACCAGCGCCCCCTCGCTGGCCGGAAACACAAGCCTCACCATCACCCTCCCACCCTTCGCATCCTGGATTGGCTCCGTACGTTAGCAACGCTTCGAAGCCGGACCGAAAGTGGTTCGGCTTCGCAACGAAGTCTGTCATCTTAACGCAACTGACCGATGGTCCCATCGGAAGACGCCAGGGCCAGCGGTTAGATGATGGGCGCGGCGTAGCCGATCACCTGCGTGAGTGTTCCGGTGGCATTGTTCGAGACCCAGACGTTTCCAGAAGCATCGATCGTCGCACCGGTAGGAGCGCTCAGGCCCGGGACCGCATCTCCGTGATGACTCGATGAGCCACCGGTGTTCGGGATGCCCGTCTGCGAAAACCGAAGGATGTTGTCAGGCTGGTGCTGCCGGAGCCGGAGCAACTGGTGCGGCAGTTGGGAATCAGAACCTGATTCTCACCGTCGATGGCGGTTACCGAAGCCTGGAAGATAGCAACGTTCGAGCAGGGCCTATCGCGTGCAAACCTCTCGACGCAGGTGGTCCATGCAGGAGACGCAGAAAAGGGTGCTGATGAAGATCAGCACCCTTTCACTCATTCGAATTTTTGTCACTATGCCATCAACCTTGTTTCGGTTTGATGGCGGGGACGACGGGGCTCGAACCCGCGACCTCCGCCGTGACAGGGCGGCGCTCTAACCAACTGAGCTACGTCCCCAGGCTGTTTCTTCAACAACTTGGATACAGAAGATGCGTTGCAAAGCGTTCGCTCTCTTCTGCCTCGTCACCGGTGCAGTCCTCAGCACCCGGCAACAAGATCAAGTCTATCAGAACAAGAGCCGTTTGCGTCATGCTCCACCTCTCTCGCAGTGGAAAATTCGCCCCTAAAAAATCAGCTTTCCACGAATCCCCAGAAGAGCCGTCGTATACGCCTTCGGAGCGTTCGTCGGATGAACCGACACCTCCAGATCCGGCCCCAGTTCCAGACTGCGCGTCATTCTCACACGATAGAACGTCTCAAACAGCGTCTCGTGGTGCTTCGCGCCGTGGCTCGGCTCCGTCACGTTGATCGACGCGCCAAACATATCCCCACGCCTCCCGAACGGCCGTATATGCGCCAGCCCCGCGTCGAAGATGCGCTTGATCGAGTTGCCTTTATCCGTCGCGATGCCCAGTCTCCCAAACGGCACCCATCCGCTCGCCAGCTCATAGTCCGAACCGAAGCCCGCTCCTGCTCCGCTTCCCTGACTGGCCGTATCGTCCCGCCACACCACCATGCGAAACAGATGCTCCTGCCGAGTCGGCGTGCCTTCCTTCCACCCCAACTCCACCGCGTTCATATACTTCCGGTCCGCCAGCGTCTTCAGGTTGCGCTGCTCCCCGCCTTCCGTGTCGATCGTCACGGTATGCACATAAAAATGGGGCGTCACCTGGTACTCCAGCGCCGCTCCCCCAGCGTACGTGCCATCCGACGGAATCGTCAGGTTCCCATCGTTCTCCGCATTCAGAAACTGGCTGCGCTCATCATTGTTGTACAGGCTCAGGCTGATGAACTCATTGGGATGGATCTTCCCGATATAAAATGCGATCTTCCTCTGGTAAAAGTCTTGCCGGTAGTACAAAACGTTCAGCGTGATCGTGTCCTGCGGTCCACCGCCCTGCAGACAGTTCAACACCAGCCCCGAACCCAGCGCATTGCTCAGGTTGAACTGCTCGCTCACGCCGAGATTCGTTCCCGACCGCACCAGCATGCTGATCGTCCCCGCATGCGTCTCATGGTCGTATACTTTCCAGGCACCCACCAAATCGAATCGCCCCGTCCCGGCATTGTGCCGAACTCCGTCAGGCGTCGCCGTCGCATACTGGTCGAGCAGGGTGTACGACGCCGCAAAGCTGAAAGGATGCGTCTTCCGCAGTCCATCCAGCATCAAGTCCACCGGCCTCATCAGAGGATGCAGCGGGTCGGCCTTAAATAGAGGATCCGGAGGAACCGTGCCAAGCACCACCGCATCCATATCGAGCGCCTGCCCCGGATACCGGGCCGCGGTCTGCGCCCGCGCAACCGCCTCCTCCTGCGCCTTGCTCTCCCGCTGCACGCGTGCCGAAGCGTCCGGAGCCCCGGACCCCACCTGAGCAGCACAAACAGTCCATGCGCCAAAGCACAAAAACGCCAGCTCAAAAAGTCCCGCTCGCCTCATCCGCTCGATCATCGTTCTGTACCGTGTAGTCTTTCCGACCATAGTCCCGGCAGCCACCAAGCCGCAAGCCTCTTTAGAGGGGGCGGTTGCACATTGCACATCGCCTCATGCTGCCATACACTGGAAAGAGTGCCTAGCCGTGCCATCGCGCCGGCAAAAGGACGGGCGGTTAGCTCAGCTGGTTAGAGCATCTCGCTTACACCGAGAGGGTCGGGGGTTCGAATCCCTCACCGCCCACCATCGAATCCCAAATCCCATCCAAAACCCCTCCTAATGGAAGTCATGCGACCGCACCTCGATCGCCACGGCTTCCAGCCGCTCTACCCGCTCCGCCTTCACATGCACCACACCATCCTGGTTCTGCAGCTTCCCGGTAACCTTCAAAAACTTTCCCCGCGTCACAATCACCCGGTCCCGTTCATAGAGCTCCGGGTGGATCACGATATTGGCGATACCCGTCTCATCTTCCATCGAAAGAAAGATGAAACCCAGCGCCGTGCCCGGTCGTTGCCGCGCAATGATGGCCCCAGCGGCAATCACCCTGCGCCCATCAGGCTCTCGCTGCAACTCCACCGCTGAAAGCACCCCCATCCGCCGCAACTCCATACGCCGATACGCCATCGGATGGTGCCCCGTCGTCAGCCCCGTGCCTGCATAGTCCGCCATCAGCCGCTCTTCCGTCTTCATCATCCGCAAAGGAGACCGCGTCGACACAGGAGCCGCCTCATGCTGTCGCAGCAAAGGTCCCACCGGACGGCTCACCTGTTCCACCTGCCAGATAGCCTCACGCCGATGCGCCACCTCGCCCAATGCATTCATAGCCCCAATCCGCGCCAGTTGCGCAAGATCGCTCCGGTTCAGCGTAGGAACCCGCAACGCAAGATCCTCCACGCTCTTGAAGGCTCCCGTATGCCGCCGGATGTGAACCAGCATATCCGCCGTCTGCCTCTTCAGCCCACGCGCGTAGAGCAGCCCCAGCCGCAGAGAAAGCGACCCATCCTCCTCATGTTCCACGGTGCATTCCGTATGGGAACTCTGCACATCCACCGGGCGCACCCGCAGCCCATGACGCTGCGCATCCTTCACCAGTACTGCCGGCGTATAAAACCCCATCGGCTGGTTGTTCAGCATCGCGCATGTAAACGCCGCCAGATACTTCACCTTAAAGTAAGCCGAAGCATACGCAATCAGCGCAAAACTCGCCGCATGCGACTCCGGAAACCCATACAGCGCGAATGACTGAATGCTCTGCACGATCACCTCCTGCGTCTCCTCAGCGATCTGATTGACCACCATCCCGGCCCGCAGCTTCACCATCAGCTCTTCCATCCGCTTCCACGAGCGGCGCATCCCCACAGCCTTGCGCAACTCCTCCGCCTCCGTCCCGCTGAAGTTCCCCACCACCATCGCGATCCGTAGAAGCTGCTCCTGAAACAGCGGAACCCCCAGCGTGCGCCGCAACACAGGTTCCAGCTCCGGCAAAATGCAAGTCGCCGCCTCCTTCCCCTGCCTCCGCCGCATATACGGATGCATCATCTTGCCCACAATCGGCCCCGGCCGAATGATCGCCACCTGCACCACCAGGTCATAAAAAATCCGCGGCGCATTGCGCGGAATCGAGGCCATCTGCGCCCTGCTCTCCACCTGAAACATACCCACCGTATCGGCGCGGCAGAGCGTGTCGTACACCTCCGTATCGTTCTGCGGAAGATGCGCCAGATCGATCGCCTCCCCATAGTGCCTCGGAATCAGATCGAGACAATCCTTCATGACCGCCATCATCCCCAGCCCAAGCAGATCGATCTTCACCAGACCCAGATCGTTGCAATCTTCCTTGTCCCACTGCAGCACCGTCCGTCCAGCCATGGACGCACGCTCCAGCGGCACCACCTTGTTCAGTTGTCCCTGGCAGATCACCATGCCGCCCGAATGCTGTCCCAGATGCCGCGGCAGGTCCTGAATCCGCTCACACAGCTCGACATACTTCGCAATCCGCGTATGCTCCACATCGAAGCCGGCCTGTCTGAAGTTGTCGCCAATCGTCTCGTCCTTCTTGCGCCACTCCCAGTTCCCCACCAACCCGGAGATCCGTCCCAACGTATCCTGGTCGAACCCCAGCGCCTTCCCCACCTCGCGCGCCGCAGACTTCCCCCGATACGTAATCACATTCGCGGTCATCGCCGCCCCCAGCTCCCCATACCGCTGATACACATATTGAATCGCCTGTTCGCGCTTCTCTCCCGAAGGCAGATCGAGATCCACATCCGGCCACTCCTTGCGATTCTCATTCAGAAATCGCTCGAACAGAAGGTCCATCCCGATCGGATCGATCGCCGTGATCTGCAGCGCATAGCAGACCACGGAGTTGGCCGCACTGCCTCGTCCCTGCACCAGAATGTCATGCGCCTTGCAGTATTCGACGATGTCCCAGACGATCAGAAAGTAGCCCGCCAGACCAAGCTTCTCAATCAAGGCAAGCTCCTTCTCCGCCTGCTTCTTCGCCCTCCGCATCAGGTCGTCATCGTTCTTGGGCAGATAACGGGTAACGATTCCCTCCATCACCCGCTTGCCCAGAAAGCTGTCCATGGAATCGTTCTCGCCCACGTCATAGCTTGGAAACTCATACCCCAGGTCGTTCATCGCGAACTCCAGCCGTTGCGAGAGCAATACGCTATTCTCGATCGCCTCCGGCAGATCGCGAAACAACGCACCCATCGCCTTCGCGCCACGGACCTGCCGCTGCGAATTCGCCTGGAGCAAACGGCCCGCCCGGTCCAGAGAAACACCATGCCGGATTGAGGTCAGCACATCCAGAATCTCGCGCTCATACTGCGTCGCATAGCGCACCCCATTGGTCGCCAGGATAGGCAACCGCAGCGACTCCGCAATCCGCAGCGCTGCCTGATTCCGAGACTCCTGCCCGCGATCTCCATGCCGCTGCAGCTCGACATAGACGTTCCCATGCCCAAAGAGACTTACAAGCCTCTCAACCGTCTTCCGTCCCTCTTCTTCCCCGCCCCGCGCCAAAGCCGAAGCGAGCGGCCCTTCATCCCCGCCCGTCAGGCAGATCAATCCTCCCGCAAACTCACCCAGATCCTGCACCGTCGCGAAGCCCTCGCTCTTCGTGGCCTCACGCATCTTGAACCGGGTCATCATCTGGCAAAGATTCTGATACCCCACGCGAGACGTACAAAGCAGAGGAAGACGCACGGGCTCCGGCTTGCACTGGTGCGGCAACCACGCAGGCGGCTGTAAGCGCATCCCCAGACCGGAAGCCGCGATCTCCACCCCAATATGCGCGCGAATACCCTTATCCTTCGCCTCGGTATGGAAGCGTGGAGCACCATAAAATCCATTGCGATCCATCAGCGCCATCGCCGGCATCTGCATCTTCACCGCAGCCTGAATCAAAGCCTCCGGCTGGGATGCTCCTTCCAGAAAGCTGAACGCGCTCGAGGCATGCAGCTCGATGTACTCAGTCATACAGCGCTTCCAGGTGCCATCGCTCCTGCAACAGATCGTGCGAGATCAAACAAAGCAGCGTACTGTCCTGCGCCTTTGCCTCAACATCCCACTCTTCGCTCGACCACACCTGTTCCGACCACCAATCCCCGCTCTTCCGCCATGGACCATACGCCTTCTCGATCGCATACAGCGTCCCATGCAGAGAGAACCCGCTCAGCCTCCGTTGATCCATCCGCACATGAATCGCAACAGGCGGTCGATACCGCCGCAACGCAACCGAAGCCCCCGCCAGCACCTCCTTCCGACTGCTCGACGATGGCACAAGAAACCGCTCCATCCGAAAACTTCCCGGCTGATGCGTATCCCTAAGGCACGCCCGCCCCACATGCTCTTCCCCCACCAGCGCGGCAATCCGAGCCAGCGTCACATCCAGACGCGTCGGCTCCGGCAGTTGCGGAGAGAACAACCCCATCTGCACCTTGCTCCGTTCCCCCGGCTCAGCCGACACCGACAGGCTCACCGCACCCGCAGACGGAGGATGCGCCTGCAGATCGAGATGCAGAAGCCGCAGGATCATCGCACGATCCACCAGAGGCACTGCCGGCTTGATCGTTCTCGTATGCTCCCCTCCGCCATCCAGCCCAAGCTTCACGGTCACACTCGCCAGCGCCAGCGAATGGTTCTGCGCCCGCAGGATCAACTGTCCCAGCATCGGCCCCAGCACAAACAGCAGCGAGTCCAGCATCTCCACCGCAGCATCGAACGCCAGCAACTCCTGCAGCAAAAACACCGGCTCATCGGGAACCATCAGATGCGGATGCTCCCCCCTGGCCAGCAGACGCAGACGCTTTCCCTGCTGTCCCATCCGTACAATCAGGTCGACCTCCGGCAGCGCAGCCAGCTCACCAAGCGTATGCAGCCCCCATAACGCAAACGCCTCCGTCTGCTGCGGAGTCAACCCAAGCACAGCCAGCGGCAACGGAGCCAGGCACTGCGCCTCCGCGCCCCGCGTAACGACCACAGGCCGCCGCACCGCCGAGGCAGCCAGACACACCGCCGTCCGCAGATTCCCGCTGGCCGCGATCCGCACCGAAAACCGCAACGTCCTCATCATCTGCTGAATGCGCATCGAAAGCTGCTCCGGACTGCCGAACAGGCGTGTACTTCCCGTCATATCCAGCACCATCACCCAGGCCGCATCCGTGCCTTCCATCACCTCGATGCGCGGCGTAAACATCCCCGCCGCACCCAACAGCGCCAGGCGAGCATTGCCCTCTTCCGCGAGGGAGCGCTTCAGAATCGACAGCCCCGTAAAACTATCCAACTCCGCACGCGTCATGCCATGCGCCACTCCCAGGCGCAGCGCGGCCGCATTGCCGCTGCACACCTGCTCCAGCGGAGCATCCCCCTCCAGCACCACGGCAGGCCCTTTTCCCACCTCCGCCCGCAGACGCAAAAGAGCCTGTGCCGCAAACTCCGGCACATGCACGCAGACGTACCACTCCATCATCGTTTTGCCGCCCACGCCGCTCGTCCTTCCCAGTGCCCGGGCCGTTCTATCTGCGGAGGCTTCCTCATCGGCACCACATGGCTCCTGAACCGCTGCCTCTCCGCCTCTCCCGAATAGGCAATGCCACGCATCACGCTGTTCTCGCCCACCATGCCCCCCGGATGCAGACGCACCACCGCCTCCGCACTGCTGCGTGCGCAAGGATGCTGCGTCAGCAGCAACACACTCACTCGCGTCCGCTCGCACGCACCTCGAAAGCGAAACCACGTCGCCAAAGGAATCCGCCACGCACGCTCCGCCGGAATACTTCCCAGGTCGAAAACCACCACACTGAACCCACCCGCCTGCAAAAGCAGATCCGCCGTCTTCAACGCATGATCCAGAGCATCCCACGACTGCCGGGCCGCACGCGGAGCAGCCCGCAGCGGCTTGCTCGCTGCATCCCACTGCTGCGCACTCACCTCCCTGCGCCTCTCATGCAAAGGCTCCGCACACCGGGGAGCCAGAAGCTCCTCGCCACGCCGAGCCGGCAGGCGGTCAAACGCAATCTGCTCCTCCCGCTCCACCGCCCGGAACGTCAGAGGACGATTCGGTGCTCCCGGCGTCCCAATCGACCTCTTCTCCCTCCGAATATGCTTGTCGTACAAGCCCCCATGCGCCTGCATCATGGCGCTGATCGCCTCCGGCATCCCCCGCCCCTCTGATCGCGGATGCGGGCTCCCGCC
This window harbors:
- a CDS encoding DNA polymerase III subunit alpha: MTEYIELHASSAFSFLEGASQPEALIQAAVKMQMPAMALMDRNGFYGAPRFHTEAKDKGIRAHIGVEIAASGLGMRLQPPAWLPHQCKPEPVRLPLLCTSRVGYQNLCQMMTRFKMREATKSEGFATVQDLGEFAGGLICLTGGDEGPLASALARGGEEEGRKTVERLVSLFGHGNVYVELQRHGDRGQESRNQAALRIAESLRLPILATNGVRYATQYEREILDVLTSIRHGVSLDRAGRLLQANSQRQVRGAKAMGALFRDLPEAIENSVLLSQRLEFAMNDLGYEFPSYDVGENDSMDSFLGKRVMEGIVTRYLPKNDDDLMRRAKKQAEKELALIEKLGLAGYFLIVWDIVEYCKAHDILVQGRGSAANSVVCYALQITAIDPIGMDLLFERFLNENRKEWPDVDLDLPSGEKREQAIQYVYQRYGELGAAMTANVITYRGKSAAREVGKALGFDQDTLGRISGLVGNWEWRKKDETIGDNFRQAGFDVEHTRIAKYVELCERIQDLPRHLGQHSGGMVICQGQLNKVVPLERASMAGRTVLQWDKEDCNDLGLVKIDLLGLGMMAVMKDCLDLIPRHYGEAIDLAHLPQNDTEVYDTLCRADTVGMFQVESRAQMASIPRNAPRIFYDLVVQVAIIRPGPIVGKMMHPYMRRRQGKEAATCILPELEPVLRRTLGVPLFQEQLLRIAMVVGNFSGTEAEELRKAVGMRRSWKRMEELMVKLRAGMVVNQIAEETQEVIVQSIQSFALYGFPESHAASFALIAYASAYFKVKYLAAFTCAMLNNQPMGFYTPAVLVKDAQRHGLRVRPVDVQSSHTECTVEHEEDGSLSLRLGLLYARGLKRQTADMLVHIRRHTGAFKSVEDLALRVPTLNRSDLAQLARIGAMNALGEVAHRREAIWQVEQVSRPVGPLLRQHEAAPVSTRSPLRMMKTEERLMADYAGTGLTTGHHPMAYRRMELRRMGVLSAVELQREPDGRRVIAAGAIIARQRPGTALGFIFLSMEDETGIANIVIHPELYERDRVIVTRGKFLKVTGKLQNQDGVVHVKAERVERLEAVAIEVRSHDFH
- a CDS encoding glycosyltransferase family 87 protein yields the protein MVVSSTQKHQLASWKRYLGISIALFGWLLHAALAIHPRQEPYAGIDFRAIYGSGRCIVAGCDPFSASETMAEFLKQGGTLQEAIPSSEGPFAPNIAGYPPTFLVYLTPISVLRWPLALYAWLAFSILIYGCAVVLIADLCADYSPLSANLCIAFFLAPNGPIALMVANPSVPAIGLCCVGLWCILKRRYELAGVLLFSLSLVIKPHIGYALVLYLLLIKAYRTRALQIIGTTIGMCIPPLLWVSTQPNMKNWYREYAMNLNAISMPGRLSNPGPTNHDATNIADLQAVISVFRDDRAFYNHVAWAISLVLLVVWVTLVRRLQDGRAKDLICIASVCAFSLLPFYHRSGDTLLLLLTFPALAFLISQSKIGRTSILMTLSISLAVTYTHLLGHRYLIHIPKFLFGSIWNGHLYTVLIERQVSLACLLACLFYLGMMYKLLHGDFTSPQQQRATDNGAPQHILEHDWI
- a CDS encoding glycoside hydrolase family 13 protein, with the translated sequence MRRLLSALLALSLLPSVLTAQTAVQLKSAATPSTDSTWWKHAVIYEIYPRSFQDTNGDGVGDLNGITQRLGYLEGLGVDAIWISPMYPSPQVDFGYDISDYENIDPQYGTLADFDHLLADAEKHHIKIILDMVLNHTSDHHKWFEEAASSRTNPKHDWYVWSDGKPGTGPLAHEGRVPPNNWVALFGGSAWEWSPKVHQFYYHKFYKQQPDLNWRNPAVEKAMFGTMRFWLDRGVAGFRLDAVPTLFEDAQLRDEPIAAPGTNAQGDPNLNDVYTNMLPEVHGVLRRMRVMADKYPGHRVLIGETYLPNTAELLKWYGGPARNELHLPMDMLVGFHSEGGGPNSENVSLDLPHIRQTLNEMETTLGPSQPLLVFDNHDNPRSWDRFGDGVHNAQIARIIATILFTSRATAMMYYGEEIGMVTATPTRVEDVKDPIGITGWPREKGRDGERTPMQWSNADPEADFSTDPKTWLPVTPNYITVNVKTEAADADSLLNWHTRLIHLRRDLPALHDGGFVLLNPANPNVLSYGRTAPSGAPSAVVALNFSAQPQTITLDLAAAKIKASAVETILTSAPSLAGNTSLTITLPPFASWIGSVR
- a CDS encoding carbohydrate porin, with the protein product MQRESKAQEEAVARAQTAARYPGQALDMDAVVLGTVPPDPLFKADPLHPLMRPVDLMLDGLRKTHPFSFAASYTLLDQYATATPDGVRHNAGTGRFDLVGAWKVYDHETHAGTISMLVRSGTNLGVSEQFNLSNALGSGLVLNCLQGGGPQDTITLNVLYYRQDFYQRKIAFYIGKIHPNEFISLSLYNNDERSQFLNAENDGNLTIPSDGTYAGGAALEYQVTPHFYVHTVTIDTEGGEQRNLKTLADRKYMNAVELGWKEGTPTRQEHLFRMVVWRDDTASQGSGAGAGFGSDYELASGWVPFGRLGIATDKGNSIKRIFDAGLAHIRPFGRRGDMFGASINVTEPSHGAKHHETLFETFYRVRMTRSLELGPDLEVSVHPTNAPKAYTTALLGIRGKLIF
- a CDS encoding DNA polymerase Y family protein, with the translated sequence MGGKTMMEWYVCVHVPEFAAQALLRLRAEVGKGPAVVLEGDAPLEQVCSGNAAALRLGVAHGMTRAELDSFTGLSILKRSLAEEGNARLALLGAAGMFTPRIEVMEGTDAAWVMVLDMTGSTRLFGSPEQLSMRIQQMMRTLRFSVRIAASGNLRTAVCLAASAVRRPVVVTRGAEAQCLAPLPLAVLGLTPQQTEAFALWGLHTLGELAALPEVDLIVRMGQQGKRLRLLARGEHPHLMVPDEPVFLLQELLAFDAAVEMLDSLLFVLGPMLGQLILRAQNHSLALASVTVKLGLDGGGEHTRTIKPAVPLVDRAMILRLLHLDLQAHPPSAGAVSLSVSAEPGERSKVQMGLFSPQLPEPTRLDVTLARIAALVGEEHVGRACLRDTHQPGSFRMERFLVPSSSSRKEVLAGASVALRRYRPPVAIHVRMDQRRLSGFSLHGTLYAIEKAYGPWRKSGDWWSEQVWSSEEWDVEAKAQDSTLLCLISHDLLQERWHLEALYD